The following are from one region of the Pseudomonadales bacterium genome:
- a CDS encoding ATP phosphoribosyltransferase regulatory subunit, with product MNRNWRLPAGMDELLPPAAWSLELLRRQVLDVFQTWGYEYIEPPMVDYLDALLVGADADMDLQTLKVVDQRSGRLLGVRADLTAQAVRVDAHSLPVDGVQRLCYAGNVILANPLSPLESRVPVKAGAELFGAPTLNADAEVIALMLEVLSRVGVSDPILVVGHMGIYHALIARLALAPGPEAELFTAVQGKAETDIAALVEDPEARRMLCELPDLMGEGEVLERARVSLAAVPAALTAIDELSRLADLLKTQTPGLRLRFDLAELVGYGYHNGPVFSAYQADQGRALARGGRYDGIGAGFGRSRPATGFDIGLKELVINGQGSPAIWVPWSEGLTAEAATRRSAAVAALREAGEVVVMALSGDDAPPPRCDRSLVAQKADWVVENLRAMKS from the coding sequence ATGAATCGAAACTGGCGTCTGCCTGCGGGCATGGACGAACTGCTTCCGCCTGCCGCCTGGTCGCTCGAGCTGCTGCGGCGCCAGGTGCTGGACGTTTTCCAGACCTGGGGTTACGAATACATCGAGCCCCCCATGGTCGACTATCTCGATGCGCTGCTGGTCGGCGCGGATGCGGACATGGATCTGCAGACTCTGAAGGTGGTCGATCAGCGCAGTGGCCGCCTGCTCGGCGTGCGCGCAGATCTGACCGCTCAGGCGGTTCGGGTGGATGCGCACAGCCTGCCGGTCGACGGCGTGCAGCGGCTCTGCTATGCAGGGAACGTGATTCTGGCCAACCCTCTGTCCCCGCTGGAAAGCCGTGTACCGGTGAAGGCGGGTGCAGAACTGTTCGGAGCGCCGACGCTGAATGCAGATGCGGAAGTCATCGCGCTGATGCTGGAAGTGCTGTCCAGGGTCGGGGTGTCAGATCCGATACTGGTGGTGGGGCACATGGGCATTTATCACGCTCTCATCGCCAGGCTGGCGCTGGCACCCGGGCCCGAAGCAGAACTTTTCACCGCTGTGCAGGGTAAGGCTGAAACGGATATTGCAGCGCTGGTCGAGGATCCCGAAGCCCGTCGCATGCTCTGCGAGCTCCCGGATCTGATGGGCGAGGGCGAGGTGCTCGAGAGAGCGAGAGTCAGCCTGGCTGCGGTGCCGGCCGCGCTGACCGCGATCGATGAGCTCAGCCGGCTGGCTGATCTGCTGAAGACGCAGACTCCCGGACTGCGCCTGCGCTTCGATCTGGCGGAACTGGTGGGCTACGGCTATCACAACGGCCCCGTGTTCTCGGCCTATCAGGCGGACCAGGGCAGGGCGCTCGCCAGGGGTGGCAGGTATGACGGAATCGGTGCAGGCTTTGGTCGCTCCCGTCCGGCCACCGGTTTCGATATCGGCCTGAAAGAACTGGTGATCAATGGGCAGGGGTCCCCTGCCATCTGGGTGCCCTGGTCGGAAGGGCTGACTGCGGAGGCCGCCACCCGGCGATCGGCTGCTGTAGCCGCATTGCGCGAGGCCGGTGAGGTTGTGGTGATGGCGCTCAGCGGAGATGATGCTCCGCCGCCGCGCTGTGACAGGTCGCTGGTGGCGCAGAAAGCAGACTGGGTCGTTGAGAATCTGCGCGCAATGAAGTCCTGA